TTTAGTACTGTTGCAGTACAAACTGGCATGAGTTTCCACGCATCTGTTGCAGCAAGTAAGGGAGCTTTGGAAGGCCTTGTGAGATCTTTAGCAGCTGAATATGCAGCCAACGGCATTCGATTCAATGCCATTGCACCTTCCCTTACCAAAACACCTCTTGCGAGTGCTCTCACTTCAAGTGACGATAAGATAGAAGCAAGCAATAAAAGGCATCCACTTGGTAGAATAGGAACAACAGAAGACCTTGCAAATGCGGCCAGTTATCTCATTAGTGAAAAATCTTCTTGGGTAACAGGACAAATATTCCATATTGATGGCGGAATGGGTAGCTTGAAATAGCTTGGTTTGACCTTCAAAGGCCCTAAGCTTTGAAGCTAAAGACTTTTAAAATATCGATTCCTAAAACTTTAAGTCTTTGCGACCTTGAGGTTTGCTTATTTACAGATTGAAATTATTGTAAACACACATATTTCAACAGCTTTGTTCCTTGCTACTTTTTAATCCACTAATTTCGCAGCAATGAGTTTGGAGAAAAACCCTTGGGAGATACTTTCTAAAAGTACCCAATACGATAATAACTGGATTGAAGTAGTTCATCACGAAGTGCTTAACCCATCTGGAAATGCTGGAGTTTACGGCACTGTCAATTTCAAAAACATTGCTATAGGTGTTATTCCGATAGACGAAGAAGGCAATACTTGGCTTGTAGGTCAATACCGCTTTCCAATAGAAGAGTATTCATGGGAAATACCCGAAGGTGGCTGCCCCGAAGGTGAATCTATGCTAGAAGCCGCACAAAGAGAGCTACTAGAAGAAACTGGACTCATTGCCAAAGAATATACACAGATTTGTAAAATACATACCTCCAATTCAGTTTGTAGAGAAGTTGGTTACATTTATGTGGCAGAGGGTTTAACCCAGTCTCAAGCCCAACCAGAAGACACAGAGCAACTCATTGTTAAGAAAGTACCTTTAGATAAAGCAATAGAAATGGCTATGATGGGTCAAATCACAGACTCATTAAGTGTTGCGGGACTTTTGAAAATTGGCATCTTGAAAAACAACAAATGATAGAACTTATAGGGTCGGCATTGCTAACTGGAGCTATTCTAAGCTTTGGTTTTGGATCCGTTTTTTTCGCTTTGATACAATCTAGTTTAGACCATGGCTATACTAAAGGTGTCAAAATGGCTGCTGGTGTAACCGTAAGTGACATCTTACTGGTTTTCTTAGCTTTGGTAGGAACTTCATTTTTGCCTCAAATTCCAAATTTTGAGAAGTACTTT
This portion of the Spirosomataceae bacterium TFI 002 genome encodes:
- a CDS encoding ADP-ribose pyrophosphatase YjhB, NUDIX family, whose amino-acid sequence is MSLEKNPWEILSKSTQYDNNWIEVVHHEVLNPSGNAGVYGTVNFKNIAIGVIPIDEEGNTWLVGQYRFPIEEYSWEIPEGGCPEGESMLEAAQRELLEETGLIAKEYTQICKIHTSNSVCREVGYIYVAEGLTQSQAQPEDTEQLIVKKVPLDKAIEMAMMGQITDSLSVAGLLKIGILKNNK